The Acidimicrobiia bacterium genome includes a window with the following:
- the tilS gene encoding tRNA lysidine(34) synthetase TilS, protein MARTGELTAPELDAFVATVVPRLPDSPVVVALSGGADSAALAFAVVSRGGPARAVTVHHHLPGSGAMVQAATRIAERLGLAHQVIDVAGGESETELRERRLAAIESILRDGETVLTGHTRDDQAETVLGNLLRGTGLSGLAGIPSRRGAWVRPMLDIPREAAREVATLAGLAFADDPQNDDPAIRRNRLRAETIPALARDFNPELLAALARTGRLAAADDALLDRRAEVVPLRWDEGAVLIPVAALTALPEPIASRVVRHALRMMLDPYPGTSSDVAAVLGAVAGPAASVSGGLIATREGAYVALHRGDQHEPLEPVELGVPGATLFGGWRIESGRVGLGRHGAMIAADGPLVVRAVRPGDRISIRGGTKKVSDALGEAGVPLRLRARWPVVESGGRIAWLVSIRASDERQGEVGMAATRLSE, encoded by the coding sequence ATGGCTCGAACGGGTGAGTTGACCGCACCTGAACTCGACGCGTTCGTCGCGACGGTGGTGCCTCGCCTCCCCGATTCCCCGGTGGTGGTCGCCCTCAGTGGGGGGGCAGACTCGGCCGCGTTGGCCTTTGCGGTCGTGTCGCGGGGCGGCCCGGCCCGCGCGGTCACCGTCCACCATCACCTCCCGGGTTCCGGGGCGATGGTTCAGGCCGCAACCCGAATCGCGGAACGACTGGGGTTGGCTCATCAGGTGATCGATGTCGCGGGCGGCGAGTCGGAGACCGAGCTGCGCGAACGCAGACTGGCAGCGATCGAGTCGATCTTGCGCGACGGAGAGACCGTGCTCACCGGCCATACCCGTGACGACCAGGCGGAGACGGTGCTCGGCAACCTCCTGCGCGGAACAGGGCTGTCCGGGCTGGCAGGCATCCCGTCGCGTCGCGGCGCGTGGGTGCGTCCCATGCTCGACATCCCGCGAGAGGCTGCCCGCGAGGTCGCCACGCTCGCAGGGCTCGCCTTCGCGGACGATCCGCAGAACGACGACCCCGCGATTCGCCGTAACCGACTGCGGGCCGAGACGATCCCCGCCCTCGCCAGGGACTTCAACCCGGAGCTCCTTGCAGCGTTGGCCCGCACCGGCCGACTAGCGGCAGCCGACGATGCGCTCCTCGATCGACGCGCCGAAGTCGTTCCCCTCAGGTGGGATGAGGGGGCAGTGTTGATCCCGGTTGCCGCCCTCACTGCCCTCCCGGAGCCGATTGCTTCCCGGGTGGTGCGCCACGCGCTGAGGATGATGCTCGACCCGTACCCCGGAACCTCCTCCGATGTCGCCGCCGTACTCGGGGCGGTGGCGGGTCCTGCAGCTTCGGTGTCCGGCGGACTCATTGCCACGCGAGAGGGCGCATATGTGGCGCTTCATCGGGGAGACCAGCATGAGCCACTCGAGCCAGTCGAGCTGGGTGTTCCGGGCGCGACGCTGTTCGGTGGCTGGAGGATCGAGTCGGGGAGGGTGGGGCTGGGCAGGCATGGAGCCATGATCGCCGCCGACGGTCCGTTGGTGGTCCGCGCCGTTCGGCCGGGTGACCGGATCAGCATCCGCGGCGGCACCAAGAAGGTGTCCGACGCCCTCGGGGAGGCCGGCGTGCCGCTCCGTCTTCGAGCCAGGTGGCCGGTTGTCGAGTCGGGTGGAAGAATCGCCTGGCTCGTGTCGATCCGGGCTTCCGACGAACGGCAAGGGGAGGTTGGCATGGCGGCGACGAGGTTGTCGGAATGA
- the tmk gene encoding dTMP kinase: MSRYAAIEGVDGAGKSTVASGVATALEVRGIEVVRVREPGGTPAGEAIRSILLESSSDLADWTEALLFAAARAQLASSIVGPALAAGKTVISDRSVYSSLAYQGAGRGLSLEAVRRVNETGLGGVWPDTVLLLRLDPDHGLAREDEADRISLAGADLHRRVAEAYGRLAESEPDRFVVIDASGSIDEVVGAAMAALDGRWH, translated from the coding sequence GTGAGCCGCTACGCAGCCATCGAGGGCGTCGACGGTGCCGGGAAGTCCACGGTCGCATCAGGGGTGGCGACGGCCCTCGAGGTGCGGGGCATCGAGGTGGTACGGGTGCGTGAGCCGGGGGGCACCCCCGCGGGGGAGGCCATCAGGTCGATCCTGCTCGAAAGCTCATCCGACCTCGCCGATTGGACCGAGGCGCTGCTGTTCGCCGCTGCCCGCGCCCAGCTGGCCTCCTCGATCGTTGGTCCCGCCCTCGCCGCCGGCAAGACGGTGATCTCGGACCGCAGCGTCTACTCCTCGCTGGCGTACCAGGGTGCGGGCCGCGGGCTCAGCCTCGAGGCCGTCCGCCGGGTGAACGAAACCGGCCTCGGGGGCGTGTGGCCTGACACCGTCCTGCTGCTGCGCCTCGACCCGGACCATGGGCTGGCCCGTGAAGATGAAGCCGACCGCATTTCGCTGGCCGGAGCCGACCTGCACCGGCGGGTGGCGGAGGCGTATGGCCGGCTGGCCGAATCCGAGCCCGACCGCTTTGTCGTCATCGATGCCTCGGGCTCGATCGACGAGGTGGTTGGCGCGGCGATGGCCGCCCTCGACGGCCGGTGGCATTGA
- a CDS encoding heavy metal translocating P-type ATPase yields MFRNRLGVSVALTLPILYLSDPIQAWLGYEALSFPGSSVLEPILASILFAYGGLVFLKGAVREVRVGRPAMMTLISLAISVAYGYSLAVTFGLDGDSFYWELATLIVVMLLGHWIEMRSVERAGSALEDLAELIPAVAHRISAGDVVDVPPAELATGDLILVRPGEHVPVDGIVTDGRSSVDESFLTGESRPVPKKDGDEVVGGSVNGDGALTIRVERTGDASTLSQMMRLVDDAQASRTRYQGLADRAASWLVVVAIAVSTPTFVVWWLWGAGGLATAVSRAVTVLVIACPHALGLAVPLVMANATAMSAGRGILIRDRDAFERAHRLRFVALDKTGTLTEGRFEVAAVAAADGVEVDEVLRIAASLERASEHPLAAAIVEAALARGLTLELHGEVNAVAGMGVVGLADGRRWRVGRPEWADDLGVATDPAMVQALTEAGEQGQGAVVLMDESSVRGVVSLRDRIRPTARAAVDELRRQGITPIMVTGDAVAVAATVAAELGIERYHARVLPGAKAEIVRELQTVGRTAFVGDGINDAPALVTADLGIAIGAGANVAIESADVVLIESDPAAIPRALRISAVTRRKMLQNLFWATGYNVVALPLAAGVGAPVGVVLAPAVGALLMSLSTVIVAVNAMMLRRTKV; encoded by the coding sequence ATGTTCCGAAATCGCCTCGGAGTATCCGTCGCGCTCACGCTCCCCATCCTTTACCTGAGTGACCCCATCCAGGCATGGCTTGGGTACGAGGCTCTGAGCTTCCCGGGTTCGTCGGTTCTCGAGCCGATACTCGCCTCCATCCTCTTCGCATACGGCGGACTGGTCTTCCTCAAGGGTGCAGTGCGGGAGGTTCGTGTCGGGCGGCCCGCGATGATGACCTTGATCTCCCTGGCGATCAGCGTCGCCTACGGCTACAGCCTCGCGGTCACCTTCGGACTCGACGGCGACTCCTTCTACTGGGAACTCGCCACCCTCATCGTCGTCATGCTCCTCGGACACTGGATCGAGATGCGGTCGGTGGAGAGGGCCGGGAGCGCACTAGAAGATCTTGCTGAGCTGATCCCGGCCGTGGCCCACCGGATATCCGCCGGCGACGTCGTCGACGTCCCGCCGGCCGAACTCGCCACAGGCGACCTGATCCTCGTCCGGCCCGGCGAGCACGTACCCGTTGACGGCATCGTCACGGACGGCCGCTCCAGCGTTGACGAGTCGTTCCTGACAGGAGAGTCCCGACCCGTCCCCAAGAAGGACGGCGACGAGGTCGTCGGCGGGTCAGTCAACGGTGACGGAGCATTGACGATTCGCGTCGAACGGACGGGTGATGCGTCGACGCTCAGCCAGATGATGCGGCTGGTAGACGATGCCCAGGCATCGCGCACCCGATATCAGGGCCTCGCGGACCGCGCCGCATCCTGGCTGGTCGTGGTGGCAATCGCCGTCAGTACCCCCACCTTCGTCGTCTGGTGGCTGTGGGGTGCGGGCGGGCTCGCCACTGCGGTGTCGCGCGCGGTCACAGTGCTGGTCATCGCCTGCCCCCACGCTCTTGGCCTCGCCGTGCCTCTCGTGATGGCGAATGCGACCGCCATGTCTGCGGGACGAGGAATCCTGATCCGCGATCGGGACGCGTTCGAGCGAGCCCACCGGCTCCGGTTCGTGGCGCTCGACAAGACCGGCACCCTCACCGAGGGCCGCTTCGAAGTCGCCGCCGTCGCAGCAGCCGACGGGGTGGAAGTCGACGAGGTCCTGCGGATCGCAGCCAGCCTGGAGCGTGCTTCGGAACACCCCCTCGCCGCCGCAATCGTAGAAGCCGCCTTGGCGCGCGGCCTGACACTCGAACTCCACGGCGAGGTGAACGCGGTAGCCGGAATGGGTGTCGTCGGCCTGGCCGATGGCCGGCGCTGGCGCGTGGGCCGTCCCGAATGGGCAGACGATCTCGGTGTCGCCACGGACCCGGCGATGGTCCAAGCGCTCACCGAGGCGGGCGAGCAAGGACAGGGAGCCGTTGTGTTGATGGACGAGTCATCAGTGAGGGGGGTGGTCAGCCTCCGTGATCGGATCCGGCCGACGGCGCGGGCCGCCGTCGATGAACTACGTCGCCAGGGGATCACGCCCATCATGGTCACCGGCGATGCTGTTGCGGTGGCCGCCACGGTTGCCGCCGAGCTGGGAATCGAGCGCTACCACGCCCGGGTCCTTCCTGGCGCAAAGGCCGAGATTGTTCGCGAGCTGCAGACCGTGGGACGGACCGCATTCGTGGGCGATGGCATCAACGATGCCCCCGCCCTCGTCACGGCGGACCTGGGCATCGCCATCGGGGCAGGAGCAAATGTGGCGATCGAGTCCGCCGACGTGGTCCTGATCGAGAGCGACCCGGCTGCGATTCCTCGTGCGCTCCGGATTTCCGCCGTGACGAGGCGGAAGATGCTGCAGAACCTGTTCTGGGCGACCGGCTACAACGTCGTGGCCCTTCCTCTCGCTGCGGGTGTCGGAGCGCCAGTCGGCGTGGTCCTGGCACCCGCGGTAGGAGCGCTGCTCATGAGCCTCTCGACGGTGATCGTCGCGGTCAATGCGATGATGCTTCGCAGAACCAAGGTCTAG
- a CDS encoding sigma-70 family RNA polymerase sigma factor, with protein MADQATFESDVTEFLPQLYSAALRMTRNPSDAEDVLQEALLKAYRGYHTFQSGTNLRAWLYRILTNTFINRYRQATRRPTEVELGDLEDLYLYQRMGEPGPGGAERSAEDEALESIVDEDIKAALESLPENFRIPVLLADVEGFSYKEIAEMMDTPIGTVMSRLHRGRKALQKALWDFAEERGIAEP; from the coding sequence ATGGCCGACCAGGCCACGTTCGAATCCGATGTGACCGAATTCCTTCCGCAGTTGTATTCCGCTGCGCTGAGAATGACGCGCAATCCGTCCGATGCCGAGGACGTGCTCCAGGAGGCCCTGCTCAAGGCCTACCGGGGGTATCACACGTTCCAGTCCGGCACGAATCTGCGAGCGTGGCTCTATCGGATCCTCACCAATACCTTCATCAACCGGTATCGACAGGCGACCCGACGCCCCACCGAGGTGGAACTCGGCGATCTCGAGGATCTGTACCTGTACCAGCGGATGGGCGAGCCCGGACCCGGCGGAGCAGAGCGCAGCGCCGAGGACGAGGCCCTCGAGTCGATCGTGGACGAGGACATCAAGGCGGCCCTCGAGTCCCTTCCGGAGAACTTCAGGATCCCGGTGCTCCTCGCCGACGTCGAAGGTTTCTCCTACAAGGAGATCGCCGAAATGATGGATACGCCGATCGGCACAGTGATGTCGCGGCTCCATCGGGGAAGAAAGGCGCTGCAAAAGGCGTTGTGGGACTTTGCAGAAGAACGAGGCATCGCCGAACCATGA
- a CDS encoding acyl-CoA dehydrogenase family protein, with product MTITAKTVEGSIDRLLAEHDPKGDPVEFLGARYDMGLAWVWFPEGLGGVEAPRGLQTLVEQRLADAGAPHPARFNALGVGMGAHVLMEHGTEAQQRQWLRPMFTGEEIWCQMFSEPGAGSDVAALAMKALRDGDEWVVNGQKVWTTLAHVAKWGMLVVRTDPEVPKHQGMSYFIVDMESPGVEVRPLRQITGEAEFNEVYFDDARIPDENRIGEVGDGWRVALTTLMNERVAIGGTIAPRAAGPISEAVRVWKEYGHDDNAARDRLMTLWVRAEAARLTNLRAGQMRMIGTPGPEGSTAKLVYAELNKKIYEFVVELMGPEGMLYDSYQMTRPDEFTSHPPVKAFLRARANSIEGGTSEIMKNILGERVLGLAGEPRVDKDLPWSQVPR from the coding sequence ATGACCATCACTGCGAAGACCGTCGAGGGATCGATCGACCGTCTGCTGGCGGAACACGATCCGAAGGGCGACCCGGTCGAATTCCTCGGTGCCCGCTACGACATGGGCCTCGCGTGGGTGTGGTTCCCCGAAGGCCTTGGAGGAGTGGAGGCGCCGCGCGGTCTGCAGACCCTCGTCGAGCAGCGGCTGGCGGATGCGGGCGCCCCCCATCCCGCCCGGTTCAATGCGCTCGGGGTGGGCATGGGCGCCCATGTGCTGATGGAGCATGGCACCGAGGCCCAGCAACGCCAGTGGCTACGCCCGATGTTCACCGGCGAGGAGATCTGGTGTCAGATGTTCTCCGAGCCGGGGGCGGGTTCGGATGTGGCCGCCCTGGCCATGAAGGCGCTGCGCGATGGCGACGAGTGGGTGGTGAACGGTCAGAAGGTATGGACCACCCTCGCCCATGTTGCAAAGTGGGGGATGCTTGTGGTCCGGACCGATCCCGAGGTCCCCAAACATCAGGGCATGTCGTATTTCATCGTCGATATGGAATCTCCGGGAGTCGAGGTGAGGCCGCTTCGCCAGATCACCGGCGAGGCCGAGTTCAACGAGGTCTATTTCGACGACGCGCGAATTCCCGACGAGAACCGCATCGGCGAGGTCGGCGACGGGTGGAGGGTGGCGCTGACGACGCTGATGAACGAGCGGGTTGCCATCGGTGGCACGATCGCCCCCCGGGCCGCCGGCCCGATCAGTGAGGCGGTGCGGGTGTGGAAGGAGTACGGCCACGACGACAATGCCGCTCGTGACAGGCTCATGACGCTCTGGGTCCGCGCCGAGGCTGCCCGGCTCACCAACCTGCGCGCCGGCCAGATGCGGATGATCGGCACCCCGGGACCCGAGGGATCCACCGCCAAGCTGGTCTACGCCGAACTGAACAAGAAGATCTATGAATTCGTCGTCGAGTTGATGGGACCGGAGGGAATGCTCTACGACTCGTACCAGATGACCCGGCCTGACGAATTCACCAGCCACCCGCCGGTCAAGGCGTTCCTGCGGGCGCGGGCGAACTCGATCGAAGGCGGCACCTCCGAGATCATGAAGAACATCCTCGGCGAGCGTGTCCTCGGTCTCGCCGGGGAGCCCCGGGTCGACAAGGACCTCCCCTGGAGTCAAGTACCCCGGTAG
- a CDS encoding cytochrome c — MAGILGAVLIVFVAVTSAPPGTTASTDPATVAAGEQLYLDNCAVCHGSDLMGTTTGPPFLDVIYAPNHHSDEAFQQAVAAGVVPHHWTFGAMAPLPHLTRADVAKIVAFVRAEQQAAGITRDPSHP, encoded by the coding sequence GTGGCCGGCATTCTTGGAGCCGTCCTCATCGTCTTCGTCGCGGTGACGTCTGCACCGCCAGGGACGACCGCATCGACCGATCCGGCCACCGTCGCCGCAGGAGAGCAGCTCTACCTCGACAACTGTGCGGTCTGCCATGGGTCCGACCTGATGGGCACCACCACAGGACCACCGTTTCTGGACGTCATCTACGCCCCCAACCACCATTCGGATGAGGCGTTCCAGCAGGCGGTCGCCGCGGGTGTTGTGCCGCACCACTGGACCTTCGGCGCGATGGCTCCGCTGCCGCATCTCACCCGGGCGGACGTAGCCAAGATCGTCGCCTTCGTGCGGGCGGAACAGCAGGCCGCGGGGATCACGCGAGATCCCAGTCATCCCTGA
- a CDS encoding MFS transporter, whose amino-acid sequence MTQVTGAVPRSAWALMRSGPFSRLWRAGLISSTGDWVAILATLTLADELAGGGGIVLALMSRVVPGLFFAAIGGVIADRLPRKYVMIAVEVGRACLVFSLAFVETIGALIYVSLAMEALTLIFQPAKEATVPTLVARSEIVRANSLSLSAAYGTFPLGAAIFTAIAPISDDITLGGLLPGTVVGLAFLLDAMTYIASALILTTLPAQARRQRRPGQKRSFSLMVPLRDLWEGITFVASHRRIRSVVLAMTVALAGGGIIVVLGKPFATSVLGAGTVGFPALLTAFGLGAGAGIVGVTIWGPRFQNKDVVFAFALLVTGVSLASAAFVKTLFGGVGWISAMGLGAGAAYVLGFAHLHEQTEDDLRGRTFAALLSLMRIGLLTAMMVAIPLSNLLNGVLPGLMSSGSRMVLLVGGVTILGSGLVTMWSVRRSLIALGQIGERPEVDTALEAMRHHRKRIAGLEETNELDVVRVDPKGGGE is encoded by the coding sequence GTGACTCAGGTAACCGGGGCCGTACCTCGATCGGCGTGGGCGCTGATGCGGTCGGGCCCCTTTTCGCGGCTGTGGCGCGCAGGGTTGATCAGCAGCACCGGCGATTGGGTGGCGATCCTCGCCACCCTCACCCTCGCGGATGAGCTCGCCGGTGGCGGGGGCATCGTGCTCGCCCTCATGTCCCGAGTCGTCCCCGGGCTGTTCTTCGCGGCCATCGGCGGCGTCATCGCCGACCGGCTGCCTCGTAAGTATGTGATGATCGCAGTCGAGGTGGGGCGAGCTTGCCTTGTCTTCAGTCTGGCGTTCGTTGAGACGATCGGTGCTCTCATCTACGTAAGCCTGGCGATGGAAGCGCTCACCCTCATCTTTCAGCCGGCGAAGGAGGCCACGGTGCCGACACTCGTGGCACGCAGCGAGATCGTCAGGGCGAACAGCCTCTCGCTGAGCGCGGCCTACGGAACCTTTCCGCTCGGCGCGGCGATCTTCACCGCGATCGCACCGATCAGCGACGACATCACGCTTGGTGGTCTTCTACCGGGGACAGTGGTGGGGCTCGCCTTCTTGTTGGACGCGATGACTTATATCGCGTCTGCCCTGATCCTCACCACCCTCCCCGCCCAGGCGAGGCGGCAGCGGCGGCCCGGGCAGAAGCGGAGCTTCAGCCTGATGGTGCCGCTGCGCGACCTGTGGGAGGGGATCACGTTCGTGGCCAGCCACCGGAGAATTCGCTCGGTCGTGCTGGCGATGACAGTCGCGCTTGCCGGCGGCGGGATCATTGTCGTGCTCGGCAAGCCGTTCGCCACCTCGGTGCTCGGTGCGGGCACGGTTGGTTTTCCCGCGCTACTGACCGCTTTCGGACTCGGCGCCGGAGCCGGGATCGTGGGAGTCACGATCTGGGGGCCACGGTTCCAGAACAAGGACGTGGTATTCGCCTTCGCCCTTCTCGTGACGGGCGTGTCGCTCGCCTCTGCCGCCTTCGTCAAGACTCTCTTCGGCGGGGTTGGCTGGATCTCGGCGATGGGTCTTGGGGCTGGCGCGGCATATGTACTGGGATTCGCTCACCTCCACGAACAGACCGAGGATGACTTGCGGGGCCGCACCTTCGCCGCCCTTCTGTCCTTGATGAGAATCGGCCTGCTGACGGCGATGATGGTCGCCATCCCGCTCTCCAACCTTCTCAACGGAGTTCTGCCCGGACTGATGTCCAGTGGATCGCGGATGGTCCTGCTGGTTGGCGGTGTCACCATTCTCGGAAGCGGGCTGGTGACCATGTGGAGCGTTCGTCGGAGCCTGATCGCCCTCGGCCAAATCGGTGAGCGCCCTGAGGTCGACACCGCTCTCGAGGCGATGCGGCACCACCGGAAGCGGATTGCGGGACTCGAGGAGACCAACGAGTTGGATGTCGTTCGGGTAGACCCCAAGGGCGGAGGCGAGTGA
- a CDS encoding zinc-dependent metalloprotease, with product MINWNVAARVAGRMAGSHPLEESYHFDLLARQAPRLVEEASQLVADETGLVWSGTPTVAVLARSEWATANIASFGRLLSHAERKLQQAPGGGLGHRTMSRLLGAEVGALVGVLARRVLGQYELVLPSGDDDAGDTVMFVGANVLWMERQFEFRPDEFRFWVALHECTHRLQFTGVPWLQGYFFELVSGLVESSNPEPGRIQRIAGEMRSAAREGRPIVDESGIMGIIASPEQRQVIDRVQALMSLLEGHGHVVMDRIGARRLVSQDRMSRMLKQRRKDPRTAAFFRLTGLELKMKQYEMGERFILDVERTAGFSALDAVWESPDHLPTLAEIRAPRRWLERVS from the coding sequence GTGATCAACTGGAACGTCGCCGCCCGGGTCGCCGGGCGGATGGCGGGATCGCATCCTCTCGAAGAGTCCTACCACTTCGATCTGCTGGCCCGCCAGGCCCCTCGCCTGGTCGAGGAGGCGTCGCAGCTGGTGGCCGACGAAACCGGACTGGTCTGGTCGGGCACCCCCACCGTGGCGGTGCTCGCCCGATCCGAGTGGGCGACGGCCAACATCGCCTCCTTCGGACGGCTGCTTTCCCATGCCGAAAGGAAGCTCCAACAGGCGCCCGGCGGAGGCCTCGGCCACCGGACGATGTCGCGTCTGCTCGGGGCCGAGGTCGGCGCGCTCGTGGGAGTGCTCGCTCGCCGCGTCCTCGGTCAGTACGAGCTGGTGCTGCCCTCGGGCGACGATGACGCCGGCGACACCGTAATGTTCGTCGGGGCGAATGTCCTTTGGATGGAGCGCCAGTTCGAATTCCGTCCCGACGAGTTCCGGTTCTGGGTGGCCCTGCACGAATGCACCCACCGATTGCAGTTCACCGGCGTCCCGTGGCTTCAGGGCTACTTCTTCGAGTTGGTCAGCGGGCTGGTCGAGTCTTCGAATCCAGAACCGGGGCGCATCCAGCGGATCGCCGGCGAGATGAGGTCTGCTGCTCGAGAGGGGCGGCCGATCGTCGACGAGTCCGGGATCATGGGGATCATCGCTTCCCCGGAGCAACGGCAAGTGATCGACCGCGTCCAGGCCCTCATGTCGCTCCTCGAAGGCCACGGCCACGTGGTGATGGACCGCATCGGCGCCAGGAGGCTTGTCAGCCAGGACCGGATGTCGCGAATGCTCAAGCAGCGTCGTAAGGATCCCCGTACCGCCGCCTTCTTCCGGCTCACCGGCCTCGAGTTGAAGATGAAGCAATACGAGATGGGGGAGCGGTTCATCCTCGATGTCGAGCGCACCGCTGGCTTCTCCGCGCTCGATGCCGTGTGGGAGAGCCCGGACCACCTCCCAACCCTCGCTGAGATCAGGGCACCGAGGCGATGGCTCGAACGGGTGAGTTGA
- a CDS encoding lysophospholipid acyltransferase family protein produces the protein MRVARPVGIALSRLWADFERIGPELPAGPLVLAANHYSHVDPVVVSFGAGRPVRFLAVDELFGRSTIFDRLTLWLGAIPMSRTKAPLGALRVALAELAAGGTVGLFPEGLRVWAWGEVEPKRGAAWLARRAGVPLVPMAIVGTDLVLGRGVRRLSRNPVTVVACEPIQPGDYPPGGDPAGAMTREWEKRIDGALRSAAELRNSGG, from the coding sequence ATGAGGGTCGCCCGCCCGGTGGGGATCGCCCTTTCGCGGCTGTGGGCAGACTTCGAGCGAATCGGCCCGGAGCTTCCTGCCGGGCCGCTCGTGCTCGCGGCCAATCACTATTCCCACGTGGATCCGGTGGTGGTGAGCTTTGGCGCTGGTCGACCGGTCAGATTCCTCGCAGTCGACGAGTTGTTCGGAAGGTCGACCATCTTCGACCGACTGACACTCTGGCTCGGGGCCATTCCGATGTCGAGAACGAAGGCGCCGCTTGGAGCCCTGCGAGTGGCTCTCGCCGAGCTCGCTGCCGGGGGGACCGTCGGGTTGTTTCCCGAGGGCCTTCGCGTCTGGGCTTGGGGTGAGGTCGAGCCCAAACGGGGAGCTGCCTGGCTGGCGCGCCGCGCCGGGGTGCCGCTGGTCCCCATGGCGATTGTCGGCACCGACCTGGTGCTGGGACGTGGCGTCCGGCGGCTCTCGCGCAACCCGGTGACCGTGGTGGCTTGCGAGCCGATCCAACCGGGGGACTATCCGCCCGGGGGTGACCCGGCGGGAGCGATGACCAGGGAGTGGGAGAAACGCATCGACGGGGCCCTCCGGTCTGCAGCCGAGCTGCGCAACTCAGGGGGATAG
- a CDS encoding TIGR01777 family oxidoreductase yields MRFLIAGSSGLIGSALADRLAGEGHEVVRLVRPETKAEGIAWDPPHPLEPRLVEGFDGVANFGGRSIGERRWSDREKHLLWESRVGPTRVLAQALAAAAQRPSVLVNGSATGFFGDGGDRILTDDAPKGEGFLTDLTAAWEAATAPASAAGIRVVTPRSGIVLSPDGGALGRLLAPFGPRWLSPYRWGLGGPVGGGKMYWSWISLRDEVAGIRHLLVDSQLVGPVNLVSPHPVTNREFIKTLGRVIRRPTVMPIPGFVLKIVLGSELADALVLEGQRAVPARLQADGFVFSDTDLEQAMREALTP; encoded by the coding sequence ATGCGATTTCTCATTGCTGGCTCATCGGGCCTGATCGGATCCGCTCTCGCCGATCGCCTCGCCGGCGAAGGCCACGAAGTGGTGCGCCTCGTCCGCCCCGAGACGAAGGCCGAGGGAATCGCCTGGGACCCTCCGCACCCGCTCGAACCCCGCCTGGTCGAAGGGTTCGACGGCGTGGCCAATTTCGGGGGACGATCGATCGGAGAGCGTCGTTGGTCCGACCGGGAGAAGCATCTCTTGTGGGAAAGCCGGGTAGGTCCCACCCGGGTGCTCGCACAGGCACTTGCGGCTGCCGCGCAACGGCCCTCGGTGTTGGTGAACGGCTCGGCCACTGGTTTCTTCGGCGACGGCGGTGACCGGATCCTCACCGATGACGCCCCCAAGGGTGAAGGGTTCCTCACCGACCTCACCGCGGCCTGGGAGGCGGCCACCGCACCGGCGTCTGCCGCGGGGATCAGGGTGGTCACGCCGCGATCCGGGATCGTGCTCAGCCCCGACGGCGGTGCCCTCGGGAGGCTGCTCGCCCCGTTTGGGCCCCGGTGGTTGAGTCCGTATCGGTGGGGCCTGGGGGGTCCCGTGGGCGGGGGGAAGATGTACTGGTCGTGGATCTCTCTTCGCGACGAGGTGGCCGGCATACGCCACTTGCTCGTCGATTCCCAACTTGTCGGCCCGGTGAACCTGGTGTCTCCCCACCCGGTCACCAATCGGGAGTTCATCAAGACCCTCGGTCGGGTCATTCGCCGCCCCACGGTGATGCCGATACCCGGGTTCGTGCTGAAGATCGTGCTCGGGAGCGAACTCGCCGATGCTCTGGTCCTCGAAGGGCAGCGCGCCGTTCCCGCCCGCCTTCAGGCGGACGGCTTCGTATTCAGCGACACCGACTTGGAGCAGGCGATGCGGGAAGCGCTCACCCCCTAG